Genomic window (Chthonomonas sp.):
GAAAGCTCTCAAGCCAAGTCATACACCCGACTTCGGGCGATGCCTGGTGCTAAGTCAACCCTTAAAGCCCGAATCTTCGAGCAAGGCCGAGCTCTTGGCGGCGGCCACCGCAAGCTCGTCGCATCGCTCGTTTTCGGCGTGCCCGGCATGGCCGCGCACCCATTGAAACTTCACCTTATGGGTCTCCAGCAGGTCCAGCATTTCTTGCCAGAGATCGGCGTTCAGCGCGGGGTTGCCGTCGCTTTTCTTCCAGCCCCGGGAGCGCCAGCCGTGCACCCAGCGCTTTGTCACCGAATCCACCACGTACTTGCTGTCGGTCACGATGGTGACTT
Coding sequences:
- the rnhA gene encoding ribonuclease HI; translation: MTAWTDGACSGNPGPGGYGVILEYGDKRRELSEGYRRTTNNRMEMRGVIAALAALRYPCEVTIVTDSKYVVDSVTKRWVHGWRSRGWKKSDGNPALNADLWQEMLDLLETHKVKFQWVRGHAGHAENERCDELAVAAAKSSALLEDSGFKG